The Aliivibrio fischeri genome contains a region encoding:
- a CDS encoding winged helix-turn-helix domain-containing protein, whose amino-acid sequence MTVECKATNKSSFSTSEQELQLETHFASLAKALAHPARVRILKILSNLEKAGGCLNSDLVSELGLAQSTVSEHLRVLKQAGFITAESIPPKMCYRINRECISSFDQLTRSILM is encoded by the coding sequence ATGACAGTTGAATGTAAAGCGACAAATAAAAGTTCTTTTTCAACATCAGAACAAGAACTACAGTTAGAAACACACTTTGCATCATTAGCAAAAGCACTCGCTCACCCTGCTCGAGTTCGAATTTTAAAAATTCTATCAAACTTAGAAAAAGCAGGAGGTTGTTTAAATAGCGATCTAGTTTCTGAACTTGGACTTGCTCAATCAACCGTATCTGAACACTTAAGAGTATTAAAACAGGCTGGATTCATCACAGCAGAATCCATCCCACCTAAAATGTGTTATCGAATAAACCGCGAATGTATTTCATCATTTGATCAGTTAACTCGCTCTATCTTGATGTAA
- the yghU gene encoding glutathione-dependent disulfide-bond oxidoreductase has product MNNQYVPPKVWTSETDSSGQWASINRPYSGARHERELPIGEHTLQLYSLATPNGQKVTILLEELLALGIKEAEYDAYLINIGEGDQFASGFVDINPNSKIPALVDHSVDPELHVFESGAILLYLADKFGHFIPRELSARTQVLNWLFWLQGSAPYLGGGFGHFYTYAPEKYEYPINRFSMEAKRQLDVLDKQLATTKYIAGNEYSIADMAIWPWYGNLVLGNLYAAAEFLDVESYVHVLEWAKEIAQRKGVQRGRIVNRSWGEPWEQVPERHSAEDIDFILDLQPK; this is encoded by the coding sequence ATGAATAATCAATATGTACCCCCAAAAGTTTGGACATCAGAAACGGACAGCAGCGGTCAATGGGCGAGCATTAATCGACCATACTCAGGGGCAAGGCATGAGCGAGAATTGCCTATTGGTGAGCATACTTTACAGCTGTACTCTTTAGCGACACCAAATGGGCAAAAAGTGACGATTCTATTGGAAGAATTGCTCGCATTAGGGATTAAAGAGGCCGAATATGATGCATATTTAATTAATATTGGGGAGGGAGATCAATTTGCATCTGGCTTTGTTGATATTAACCCAAACTCAAAGATCCCTGCGTTAGTTGATCATTCTGTTGATCCTGAACTTCATGTATTTGAATCTGGTGCAATTTTATTATATTTGGCTGATAAGTTTGGCCATTTTATTCCTAGAGAGCTCTCTGCTCGTACTCAAGTATTAAATTGGTTATTTTGGCTTCAGGGCTCGGCTCCATATTTAGGAGGTGGTTTCGGTCACTTTTATACGTATGCGCCAGAAAAATATGAATATCCTATTAATCGATTCTCAATGGAGGCAAAACGCCAATTAGATGTGCTTGATAAGCAGCTTGCTACCACCAAATACATTGCTGGTAATGAATATAGTATTGCTGATATGGCTATTTGGCCTTGGTATGGCAATCTAGTATTAGGGAATTTATATGCAGCAGCAGAGTTTTTAGATGTTGAAAGTTATGTGCATGTTCTTGAATGGGCGAAAGAGATAGCGCAACGAAAAGGGGTTCAACGTGGACGTATCGTAAATCGTTCATGGGGCGAACCATGGGAGCAAGTGCCAGAACGCCACAGTGCAGAAGATATTGATTTTATTTTGGATCTACAACCTAAGTAA
- a CDS encoding EamA family transporter has product MSAFFGALAFIVWGLVPIYFHQLGTMEPMLILSSRIFWSAIILVALFAYKPKLINKAQCTPKNITLAAAAGILMNLSWLGFVYATISNNIMAASLAFYITPVMVFFMGFIFFKEHIQKNQKIALFLMVLAIAVYVALDKQLPLLSLAISVSFASYIAIKKLVTLNTFGAIFFEHIIFAP; this is encoded by the coding sequence ATGTCAGCGTTTTTTGGCGCATTAGCGTTTATTGTTTGGGGATTAGTTCCTATCTATTTCCATCAACTTGGTACGATGGAACCTATGTTGATCCTATCAAGTCGTATTTTTTGGTCAGCTATAATCTTAGTGGCGCTTTTCGCCTACAAACCCAAATTAATCAATAAAGCCCAATGCACCCCTAAAAACATTACCTTAGCTGCTGCTGCCGGTATTTTAATGAACCTATCTTGGCTCGGTTTTGTTTATGCCACCATCAGTAATAATATTATGGCGGCTTCTTTAGCTTTCTACATTACACCTGTAATGGTGTTTTTTATGGGCTTTATTTTCTTTAAAGAACACATTCAAAAAAATCAAAAGATTGCGTTGTTTTTAATGGTATTGGCTATTGCTGTGTATGTTGCTTTAGATAAACAATTACCTTTACTTAGCTTGGCTATCTCTGTCTCTTTTGCTAGCTACATCGCCATAAAAAAATTGGTCACATTAAACACCTTTGGTGCCATTTTCTTTGAACATATTATTTTTGCCCCCTAG
- a CDS encoding PLP-dependent aminotransferase family protein gives MEIAHSLQQIQSSYIREILAAASDKNVISLAGGLPDEETFPIEIMKPILESLSDMPDVFQYGATAGYAPLLEFLTQKFELPENHLPMICTGSQQGLDLIARAYINPGDTVVMEAPSYLGAMQVFGLVQASISTVSQTEFGPNLEELEQCFIQESPKMFYAVPDFHNPTGVCWSLETRKKVAELCIQYNVAFIEDAPYRELRFTGEALPMVSTFCPQDSIVLRSFSKIASPGLRIGVVTGKKSYIEPLIKVKQGADLHSSVPMQALLLGLLKHEKFEQHMQTIQTLYKQRYDVLYNELKAQLPAQCEVNAVDGGMFIWVSLPNCDTFELASTLIANGVAVVPSPVFYPKPEGSPAALRLNFTNAKPNELVEAVNRLTNVLNKSVN, from the coding sequence ATGGAAATCGCTCATTCTCTGCAACAAATTCAATCCTCTTACATTAGAGAAATTCTGGCTGCGGCTTCAGACAAAAACGTCATTTCTCTTGCTGGTGGGTTACCTGATGAAGAGACCTTTCCCATTGAAATAATGAAACCAATTCTTGAAAGCTTATCTGATATGCCAGATGTCTTTCAATATGGTGCAACAGCAGGTTACGCCCCACTTTTAGAGTTTCTTACACAGAAATTTGAATTGCCTGAAAACCACTTACCAATGATATGTACTGGTTCTCAACAAGGACTAGACTTGATTGCTCGAGCTTACATTAACCCGGGCGATACTGTGGTAATGGAAGCACCTAGCTACCTTGGTGCAATGCAAGTCTTTGGGTTAGTTCAAGCAAGTATTTCCACCGTATCTCAAACGGAGTTTGGACCTAATCTTGAAGAACTAGAGCAATGCTTTATTCAAGAGTCACCAAAAATGTTTTACGCGGTTCCTGATTTCCACAATCCAACAGGTGTATGTTGGTCATTAGAAACCCGTAAAAAAGTGGCTGAATTATGTATTCAGTATAACGTCGCTTTTATTGAAGACGCTCCTTATCGCGAACTTCGTTTTACTGGTGAAGCATTACCAATGGTATCCACTTTCTGTCCTCAAGATTCAATTGTATTACGCTCTTTCTCTAAAATAGCTTCTCCAGGTTTACGTATTGGTGTTGTCACAGGTAAAAAGAGTTATATCGAACCATTAATTAAAGTAAAGCAAGGTGCAGATTTACACTCAAGCGTACCTATGCAAGCCCTGTTACTTGGCTTACTCAAACATGAGAAATTTGAACAGCATATGCAAACCATCCAAACGCTTTATAAACAGCGTTACGATGTTTTATACAATGAGCTTAAAGCCCAACTCCCGGCACAGTGTGAAGTTAACGCCGTTGATGGTGGCATGTTTATTTGGGTATCATTACCAAATTGCGATACATTTGAACTTGCCAGCACATTAATCGCCAATGGGGTGGCTGTTGTTCCTAGCCCTGTGTTCTATCCAAAACCAGAAGGCAGCCCTGCAGCTTTGCGACTAAACTTTACTAATGCTAAACCAAATGAATTAGTAGAAGCGGTAAATCGTTTAACAAACGTATTGAATAAGTCAGTCAATTAA
- a CDS encoding EamA family transporter: MYIATHSSGLSSTEWGLLVGTAPLQLLPILLLTISLLKTPLSKISLLQYIEPTFHLALALWVYHEPISLGQKSALIIVIISIMIASLKTRKKITIENVNKS; encoded by the coding sequence TTGTATATAGCAACCCATTCATCTGGATTATCTTCAACAGAATGGGGATTATTAGTGGGGACAGCTCCACTGCAACTGCTGCCTATTTTGCTACTGACCATTTCATTACTCAAAACACCATTAAGTAAAATCAGTTTATTGCAATACATTGAGCCGACATTCCACTTAGCATTAGCATTGTGGGTTTATCATGAGCCTATTTCTTTAGGTCAAAAATCAGCACTGATTATTGTGATTATCTCCATTATGATCGCCTCTCTAAAAACAAGAAAAAAGATCACCATTGAGAACGTTAATAAAAGCTAA
- a CDS encoding 5'/3'-nucleotidase SurE, whose protein sequence is MNIKNSFLSVCITPLLLLSQPASALNIVLTNDDSWNTNNIQAMKSALIEQGHDVIMSAPCTGQSGKGGAINFFKAVNVDTSQSANNEYCVGDTDTTQAFEDYTEGTPVMSVLYGIDVAAQERWGKNPDLVVSGPNEGNNLGYMNNNSGTLGATMIALSRNIPAIAVSGSENSAQDSEQGKKIAKVVVDVINNLEKTRIEGQPLLPAYTGLNINTPHDIDNNLGYLYTNVGWNAGGIGLKFVSDLSNNEMIMDYVVNMLVEEQGMSEAQARIVAKAMLRDKHGISFMAGDAGDTDEMSEGVAVKSGYITISTIDGNVQATRAKAALIQQRLIDL, encoded by the coding sequence ATGAACATCAAAAATAGCTTCTTATCAGTATGTATTACGCCACTCTTACTCTTATCTCAACCTGCATCTGCGTTGAATATTGTTTTAACCAATGATGACAGTTGGAACACGAATAACATTCAAGCAATGAAGTCAGCTTTAATTGAGCAGGGCCATGATGTAATTATGAGCGCACCTTGTACCGGCCAAAGTGGTAAAGGTGGTGCTATTAACTTTTTTAAAGCGGTGAATGTTGATACCAGCCAGAGTGCTAATAACGAATATTGTGTAGGTGATACGGATACGACACAAGCTTTTGAAGATTATACCGAAGGTACGCCTGTCATGTCTGTTCTATATGGTATTGATGTAGCAGCTCAAGAACGATGGGGTAAGAATCCAGACCTTGTTGTATCAGGACCAAATGAAGGAAATAATCTGGGTTATATGAACAATAATTCGGGTACGTTAGGTGCAACGATGATCGCACTTAGCCGAAATATTCCTGCAATCGCTGTTAGTGGTAGTGAAAATTCGGCACAAGATAGTGAGCAAGGAAAAAAAATAGCCAAAGTAGTCGTCGATGTTATAAATAATTTAGAAAAAACACGCATTGAAGGTCAGCCTTTACTGCCTGCTTATACTGGATTAAACATTAATACTCCTCATGATATAGATAATAATTTGGGTTATCTATATACCAATGTTGGTTGGAATGCGGGTGGAATAGGGCTGAAATTTGTTTCTGATTTAAGCAATAATGAAATGATCATGGATTATGTTGTTAACATGCTCGTTGAAGAGCAAGGAATGTCAGAAGCACAAGCAAGAATTGTCGCTAAAGCAATGTTGCGTGATAAGCATGGTATTTCATTTATGGCAGGAGATGCGGGTGATACGGATGAAATGTCTGAAGGCGTAGCGGTTAAATCAGGTTATATCACTATTAGTACTATTGATGGTAATGTTCAAGCGACCCGAGCGAAAGCGGCATTAATTCAACAGCGTTTAATTGATTTATAA
- a CDS encoding M14-type cytosolic carboxypeptidase, which translates to MKIFSNFESGNIHVVTAESPNDIQLTIPADNQTEISQWFHFRLESQPQQEHNFKILNLATSAYPEGWQDYDVVASYDREEWFRIPTEFNGDTLSFNVIPEYRSMYFAYFAPYSYDRHQDLLHGAQTHHSCQLETLGVTLDNNDISILTIGEPAEGKKNIWITGRQHPGETMAEWFIEGLLLRLLDETDTVGRALLDKVVFHIVPNMNPDGSIRGHLRTNAIGVNLNREWQTPSMERSPEVFLVRERMLETGVDMFLDIHGDEAIPYNFVAGGEGIPSYDDRIAALENTFKQALLTITPEFQDDIGYDKDEPGTANLTVGSNWVGEQFKCLSYTVEMPFKDHISHADELYGWSPERSIAFGQDVLSAIWATVGKL; encoded by the coding sequence ATGAAAATATTCAGCAATTTTGAAAGCGGCAATATTCATGTAGTAACGGCGGAATCGCCTAATGATATCCAGTTGACCATTCCTGCCGATAATCAAACTGAGATCTCCCAATGGTTTCACTTTCGCTTAGAGAGCCAGCCTCAGCAAGAACATAACTTCAAAATATTAAACTTAGCAACATCAGCCTATCCAGAAGGTTGGCAGGATTATGATGTTGTCGCGTCTTATGATCGTGAAGAATGGTTCCGTATTCCTACTGAGTTTAATGGTGACACGCTAAGCTTTAACGTAATTCCAGAATACCGTTCAATGTATTTTGCTTACTTTGCGCCTTACTCATACGATCGCCATCAAGATCTATTACACGGTGCACAAACCCATCATAGCTGCCAATTAGAAACTCTTGGAGTCACATTAGATAATAATGACATCAGCATTCTAACCATTGGTGAGCCTGCAGAAGGTAAAAAGAACATCTGGATCACTGGTCGGCAGCACCCAGGGGAAACCATGGCTGAATGGTTTATTGAAGGTTTACTGCTTCGCTTGTTAGATGAAACCGATACCGTAGGCCGCGCTCTGCTTGATAAAGTCGTGTTCCACATTGTTCCTAACATGAACCCTGATGGCAGTATTCGTGGTCACTTACGTACTAATGCCATTGGTGTGAACTTAAACCGTGAATGGCAGACACCATCAATGGAAAGATCACCTGAAGTCTTTTTAGTACGTGAACGCATGTTAGAGACAGGTGTTGATATGTTCTTGGATATTCACGGTGATGAAGCGATTCCATATAACTTTGTGGCAGGTGGCGAAGGCATTCCATCATATGATGACCGCATTGCAGCTCTTGAGAACACATTTAAGCAAGCATTACTAACCATTACGCCTGAGTTCCAAGATGACATTGGTTATGACAAAGATGAACCGGGAACCGCTAATTTAACGGTGGGTTCAAACTGGGTTGGAGAGCAATTTAAGTGTCTCTCTTACACGGTTGAAATGCCATTTAAAGATCATATTAGCCATGCTGATGAGCTATATGGTTGGTCGCCAGAAAGAAGCATCGCCTTTGGCCAAGACGTTTTAAGTGCGATTTGGGCAACCGTTGGAAAACTGTAA
- a CDS encoding putative manganese transporter, whose amino-acid sequence MMTTNSFSQSLSLSQFSLQHKRLILPITLLALVGAETTRDLTVTTLSDAFWAVSTYVAFTLVIYHYLSNIMGKTNRITALYNKSRTNQVVFSSLLGALPGCGGAIVVTTQYISGKVGFGSVVAVLTATMGDAAFLLIAAQPKVGFGVMALGVVVGIVSGMVVNAIHKDDFLRPESPQIKEPTKQDIPCLQVKAINLQGTFWKLVLIPATIVAVLGSFQVDINQLFHLPEHSIEWIGAILAIGSMMLWALTKEISDYQSTVSEDNKCVSSHPIQKAAQDTNFVSAWVIVAFLIFELTTYFSGINLHTVFLGYGMWMPLIGLAIGLLPGCGPQILVTSLYLSGAMPMSAQLSNAISNDGDALFPAIALAPKAAMVATFYSAVPAFVVGYGYYFLFEM is encoded by the coding sequence ATGATGACTACTAATTCATTTTCTCAATCGCTTTCGTTGTCGCAATTTTCTTTGCAACATAAACGCTTAATATTACCTATCACTTTATTAGCATTAGTTGGTGCAGAAACAACACGAGACCTTACCGTTACAACTCTATCTGATGCTTTTTGGGCGGTTTCAACCTACGTGGCTTTTACCTTAGTTATTTATCATTACCTTTCAAATATCATGGGTAAAACCAATCGTATTACTGCTTTGTATAACAAATCTCGTACTAACCAAGTTGTCTTCTCATCTCTACTTGGTGCACTACCAGGCTGTGGTGGTGCTATTGTTGTTACGACTCAATATATTAGCGGGAAGGTAGGGTTCGGTTCTGTCGTTGCGGTATTAACAGCAACCATGGGAGATGCTGCTTTCTTATTAATTGCAGCTCAACCAAAAGTTGGGTTTGGTGTAATGGCATTAGGCGTTGTTGTTGGTATTGTTTCAGGAATGGTAGTAAACGCTATCCATAAAGATGACTTCTTGCGTCCTGAATCACCACAAATTAAAGAACCAACTAAACAGGATATTCCATGTTTACAAGTAAAAGCGATTAATCTACAAGGTACTTTTTGGAAATTAGTATTAATTCCAGCGACAATTGTTGCGGTTTTAGGCTCATTCCAAGTCGATATTAACCAATTGTTTCACTTGCCAGAACATAGCATTGAATGGATTGGAGCAATATTAGCGATTGGCAGCATGATGTTATGGGCATTAACTAAAGAGATCAGTGATTATCAATCGACAGTTTCTGAAGATAATAAGTGCGTAAGTTCTCACCCTATACAAAAAGCAGCACAAGATACGAATTTTGTTTCTGCCTGGGTTATTGTTGCTTTCTTAATTTTTGAATTAACCACTTACTTTTCTGGTATCAACTTACACACGGTGTTTTTAGGTTATGGAATGTGGATGCCATTAATTGGTTTAGCGATTGGTTTACTGCCAGGCTGTGGCCCTCAAATTCTGGTAACTAGTCTATATCTATCAGGAGCTATGCCAATGTCTGCACAACTTTCAAATGCAATTTCAAATGATGGTGATGCACTGTTCCCTGCGATTGCACTAGCTCCAAAAGCAGCCATGGTTGCAACCTTCTACTCAGCAGTTCCTGCCTTTGTGGTTGGCTATGGTTATTACTTCCTATTTGAAATGTAG